In Leptospiraceae bacterium, one DNA window encodes the following:
- a CDS encoding sodium:solute symporter: MNFTIIDVFVIIGYFGFVLYIGFIYRTKNTSTSKDFFLAGKNMSWPWIMLSIVATETSSLTFLSVPGMSFKSNFAFLQIVFGYIAGRAFVGYVILPMYFKGEYSTVYEWVGIRFGKSVQKAMSSIFLITRVLGDGVRLYVTSIPIALLLKAFLPDFSEHSIGIMTLLLITIATSLYTVFGGFKSIVLTDSFQFFVYIAGGVFAFYLISNSLLNSETFTGLFSKGISDSKLKIFHFDYENLFKEPYFFLNAFFGGALISIGSHGVDQMIAQRILACKTKEEGRLALIGSGILVLLQFVLFLSIGFMLFYFYKNTDLIPDKVFSKYILENIPTGILGLIISAILASAMSTLSSTINSLSLSFLVDIKSTSVESGDINVKDSRLASLFWSVLLFFSSLFPFYLSGNYQEGLLELGLKIASFTFGPMIGLFFLGVYFSKRTKVFLHPKGILFALFFGLISTMVFVHIWKPAFTLVIPFGIIFFYIYLIVFFVILRSRNRKLLS, from the coding sequence ATGAATTTTACTATAATTGATGTATTTGTGATAATAGGATATTTTGGATTTGTTTTGTATATTGGATTTATATATAGAACAAAAAATACCAGTACCTCAAAAGATTTCTTTTTAGCTGGAAAGAATATGTCGTGGCCTTGGATAATGCTTTCTATAGTTGCGACGGAAACATCTTCTCTCACTTTTTTAAGCGTTCCGGGAATGTCTTTTAAGTCTAACTTTGCCTTTTTACAGATTGTATTCGGATATATTGCGGGCAGAGCATTTGTAGGCTATGTAATTCTTCCAATGTATTTTAAGGGGGAATATTCAACTGTTTATGAATGGGTCGGGATTCGTTTTGGTAAGTCGGTTCAAAAAGCGATGTCTTCTATATTTTTGATTACAAGAGTATTGGGAGATGGGGTGAGACTGTACGTTACCTCTATTCCTATCGCACTTCTTTTAAAAGCATTCTTACCGGATTTTAGTGAACACTCTATTGGAATTATGACCTTATTATTAATTACAATTGCTACCTCTCTTTACACGGTATTTGGTGGTTTCAAATCTATTGTGCTGACTGACTCTTTTCAATTTTTTGTGTATATCGCAGGAGGAGTTTTTGCTTTTTATTTAATTTCAAACTCTCTTTTAAACTCCGAAACTTTTACCGGTTTGTTTTCCAAAGGTATTTCGGATAGTAAGCTGAAAATTTTTCATTTTGATTACGAGAATTTATTCAAAGAGCCTTACTTTTTTTTAAACGCATTTTTCGGAGGAGCTTTGATTTCTATTGGATCGCATGGAGTAGATCAGATGATTGCTCAGAGAATTCTTGCTTGCAAAACAAAAGAAGAGGGAAGACTTGCTTTAATCGGATCAGGTATCTTGGTGCTCTTACAATTTGTATTATTTCTTTCAATTGGTTTCATGCTATTTTATTTTTATAAAAATACTGACCTTATACCGGATAAGGTTTTCTCAAAGTATATTTTAGAGAATATTCCTACAGGTATCTTAGGGTTGATTATCTCTGCAATTTTAGCAAGTGCTATGTCCACTCTATCCAGTACAATCAATTCACTTTCTCTTTCTTTTCTTGTGGATATAAAAAGTACTTCAGTTGAGTCCGGAGATATTAATGTAAAAGATTCCAGACTTGCCAGTCTCTTTTGGAGTGTATTGTTATTTTTTAGTTCCCTATTTCCTTTTTATTTATCTGGAAACTACCAAGAAGGACTACTCGAATTAGGTTTAAAAATTGCATCCTTTACTTTTGGTCCGATGATAGGATTATTTTTTCTTGGAGTGTATTTTAGTAAGCGCACCAAAGTTTTCCTTCACCCAAAAGGCATACTTTTTGCTCTATTTTTTGGGCTTATCTCCACAATGGTATTTGTGCATATTTGGAAACCTGCATTCACATTGGTGATTCCATTTGGAATTATTTTTTTCTATATTTACTTGATTGTATTTTTTGTAATTTTAAGAAGTCGAAATCGGAAGCTCTTATCCTGA
- the mnmE gene encoding tRNA uridine-5-carboxymethylaminomethyl(34) synthesis GTPase MnmE, whose translation MIETIAAISTSQIPSAIGIIRVSGSETINVATKILKKNGQTLTSEFFEKNKRNAIYCEVYEKDKILDQVIAIWYKAPNSFTGEDLLEISLHGNPILLNSVLDLIFQLHVRPAEKGEFSKRAYLNGKISISEAEAIGRLISARSKFELELSQKNLTGEMSRLTSRIRSGMISLKSEYEAEIDFSTEDLTYESMEERKERIHAILNICKETLRKSEIANKIISTTKVVIYGAPNTGKSSLLNCIIGKDRAIISEIPGTTRDFISEQIYLEGIPIELVDTAGIRETSDTIEKAGIEKSEKEFSNANIRLFLIDTSCEIDWRKFLSDNKEKLTNSILVANKIDIRSPSYDQKIFLDQTHFDCIEISCKKRIGIDTLIQKITEKLKKNEPTEDYVLIEERIKHHISRIIFHLENTFELIQKNAPPEITVKEIDYAILETGKINGKIETEEILGRIFSKFCVGK comes from the coding sequence TTGATTGAAACAATAGCAGCAATATCAACATCCCAGATTCCGAGTGCAATCGGAATTATTCGAGTTAGTGGAAGTGAGACTATAAATGTTGCTACAAAAATATTAAAAAAAAATGGTCAAACTCTCACTTCTGAGTTTTTTGAAAAAAATAAAAGAAATGCTATTTATTGTGAGGTCTATGAAAAAGATAAAATCTTAGACCAAGTAATAGCAATTTGGTATAAGGCTCCAAATTCATTTACAGGAGAAGACCTTTTAGAGATTAGCCTTCATGGAAATCCGATTCTACTCAATTCAGTGTTGGATTTAATTTTTCAGCTCCATGTTCGACCTGCGGAAAAAGGAGAATTTTCCAAGAGGGCGTATCTTAACGGAAAAATTTCTATCAGTGAGGCAGAAGCAATCGGGAGACTCATCTCAGCCAGATCCAAGTTCGAGTTAGAACTCTCACAAAAAAATCTAACCGGAGAAATGAGCAGACTAACGTCCCGAATTAGAAGCGGAATGATTTCTCTAAAAAGCGAATACGAAGCAGAAATTGATTTTTCTACAGAAGACTTGACTTACGAATCTATGGAAGAGAGAAAAGAAAGAATTCATGCGATTCTAAACATTTGCAAGGAAACTTTAAGAAAGTCAGAAATAGCCAACAAGATTATTTCTACAACAAAAGTAGTTATCTATGGCGCTCCCAATACCGGGAAGTCGAGTTTACTAAACTGTATTATAGGTAAAGACCGTGCAATCATATCCGAAATCCCCGGCACTACCAGAGACTTTATTTCTGAACAAATCTATTTAGAGGGAATCCCAATTGAATTGGTCGATACAGCAGGAATCAGAGAAACTTCAGATACAATAGAAAAAGCAGGCATCGAAAAAAGTGAAAAAGAGTTTTCCAATGCCAACATCCGATTGTTTCTAATAGATACGTCATGCGAAATAGACTGGAGAAAATTTCTTTCTGACAACAAAGAAAAACTCACCAACTCAATACTTGTCGCAAATAAAATAGACATTCGAAGTCCTTCGTACGACCAAAAAATATTTTTAGACCAAACTCATTTTGACTGTATTGAAATCTCCTGTAAAAAAAGAATAGGAATTGATACACTGATTCAAAAAATTACCGAAAAACTAAAAAAGAACGAGCCGACGGAAGACTATGTTCTAATCGAAGAAAGAATTAAACACCACATAAGTAGAATTATATTTCACCTAGAAAATACTTTTGAACTTATCCAAAAAAATGCCCCTCCGGAAATCACCGTTAAAGAAATTGATTATGCAATTTTAGAGACAGGAAAAATCAACGGAAAAATTGAAACTGAGGAAATCTTAGGTAGAATTTTCAGCAAGTTTTGTGTAGGAAAATAA
- the mutS gene encoding DNA mismatch repair protein MutS, giving the protein MQKDSEALNTPAMKQFLEIKSRYPDGILFFRMGDFYEMFLDDAIIASSILDIALTKRQNQIPMCGLPYHAADNYISRLLSAGKKIVICEQKKTDGNTKLLSREVVRVVSPGTVIEDNLLSGYQNNFLCAIFFSTKYNFLALADISTSELEYIKIHSDNIIKLKSYIFKFSPKEIVILNSQKNIWDINFPNEMAMVSILNDPILEKDSLENMNDFTLIEKILKAYLNFNYQNIDFTFNNPKFMDETETLEIDEDTVRNLNLVEGQNEKDHSLFSILNKCKTQKGKRVLKKKILFPTRSLNLIHDQWKKIQKFEQNKRVKNEIKNLLSEISDLERILSRFRGQKALPRDFRTIIQNIETGFLISKNLNEIDYPFQFPVSNLDKLKNYIQERLHEGEIPVVLGNGIFLKSGFNEKLDKSREAKTKGKDWIIELEEKEKISTGLSTLKIRYNKIVGYFVELSRAQGMSAPKKYLKKQTLVTSERFTFPELEEIERTILSADTDIQEIEKEEFDRMVTKVLSESHSILSLSEELGELDYTLSLSLCKDEYRWIRPEVNDQGKLSITNSRHPVVENYLPIGEKFISNDLDLDREKNAIAILTGPNMAGKSTFMRQIAINQILFQIGSYVAASNANLSIVDKLFTRIGSGDNLTEGESTFFLEMKETAYILNNKTSESLILFDEVGRGTSTYDGLSIAWSILEFLSKNKINEVRTKTIFATHYHELTELDREEGIFNLYLDTTDKDNEVIFLKKVKKGKAKKSFGIYVAKIAGIPLEIIERARDILIGLESKKREIKFHSTTEQLLFPTKNDDQNPSTKEILKTLEQLNLNETTPLDSMKILEKLVRLSKE; this is encoded by the coding sequence ATGCAAAAAGATTCTGAAGCACTAAACACTCCGGCAATGAAGCAATTTCTTGAAATTAAATCAAGATACCCTGATGGAATTTTATTTTTTCGTATGGGAGATTTTTATGAAATGTTTTTAGATGACGCAATTATCGCTTCCTCTATTTTAGATATCGCACTCACTAAAAGACAAAATCAAATACCCATGTGTGGACTCCCCTATCATGCAGCCGATAACTATATTTCAAGACTCCTAAGTGCAGGCAAAAAAATAGTTATCTGTGAGCAAAAGAAAACTGACGGAAATACAAAATTACTTTCAAGAGAAGTTGTAAGAGTGGTTTCTCCTGGAACAGTTATAGAAGACAACCTTCTTTCGGGTTATCAGAACAACTTCTTATGTGCTATTTTTTTTTCCACCAAATATAATTTCTTAGCTTTGGCTGATATTTCTACGTCTGAATTAGAGTATATAAAAATACACTCAGATAATATAATCAAACTCAAATCTTATATTTTTAAATTTTCTCCTAAGGAAATAGTAATTCTGAATTCTCAAAAGAATATCTGGGATATAAATTTTCCGAATGAGATGGCAATGGTCTCTATTTTAAACGATCCCATTTTAGAAAAAGATTCTTTAGAGAATATGAATGATTTTACCTTAATAGAGAAAATTCTCAAAGCCTATTTGAATTTTAATTATCAAAATATTGATTTTACTTTTAACAATCCAAAGTTCATGGACGAAACAGAAACTTTAGAAATAGACGAAGATACGGTGAGAAATCTAAACTTAGTTGAAGGACAAAACGAAAAAGACCACTCCCTATTTTCTATACTGAATAAATGCAAAACTCAAAAAGGAAAACGAGTCTTAAAGAAAAAAATTCTTTTTCCTACCCGATCTCTAAATCTAATCCATGATCAATGGAAAAAAATCCAAAAGTTTGAACAAAACAAAAGAGTAAAAAACGAAATCAAAAATCTACTCTCAGAAATTTCCGACTTAGAAAGAATACTCTCTAGGTTTAGAGGACAAAAAGCCCTTCCGAGAGATTTTCGTACAATCATTCAAAACATAGAGACCGGATTTTTGATTTCAAAAAATTTGAATGAAATAGACTATCCATTTCAGTTTCCTGTTTCCAATTTAGATAAATTAAAAAATTATATCCAAGAAAGATTACACGAAGGAGAGATTCCAGTTGTACTAGGAAATGGAATTTTTCTTAAATCGGGCTTTAATGAAAAATTGGATAAATCTAGAGAGGCGAAAACGAAAGGAAAAGATTGGATCATTGAGTTAGAAGAAAAAGAAAAAATTTCTACTGGTCTTAGCACTTTAAAAATTCGTTACAACAAAATCGTTGGGTATTTTGTCGAGTTGTCCAGAGCACAAGGAATGTCAGCTCCAAAAAAATATTTAAAAAAGCAAACCTTAGTTACCTCTGAAAGATTTACATTCCCTGAGTTAGAAGAAATCGAAAGAACAATTTTAAGTGCAGACACCGATATACAAGAAATTGAAAAAGAAGAATTTGACCGAATGGTCACAAAAGTGCTTTCTGAATCTCACTCTATTCTTTCACTTTCTGAAGAGCTTGGTGAATTAGACTACACACTTTCTCTCTCTTTGTGCAAAGATGAATATAGATGGATTCGCCCGGAAGTAAACGACCAAGGAAAACTCAGTATTACAAACTCAAGACACCCTGTTGTAGAAAACTATCTTCCAATTGGGGAAAAATTTATTTCAAATGACTTAGACTTAGACAGAGAGAAAAATGCTATCGCCATTCTTACCGGACCCAACATGGCAGGAAAATCTACCTTTATGCGTCAAATTGCAATCAACCAAATTTTATTTCAAATTGGATCGTACGTTGCAGCGAGTAACGCAAATCTTTCTATTGTTGATAAATTATTTACAAGAATCGGTTCAGGGGATAATCTAACAGAGGGAGAGTCCACATTTTTTTTGGAGATGAAAGAAACTGCGTATATCCTAAACAACAAAACTTCGGAGAGTTTAATTTTATTTGATGAAGTAGGAAGGGGAACTTCAACTTACGATGGCTTGAGTATAGCATGGTCAATTTTGGAATTTTTGAGTAAAAATAAGATAAACGAAGTTAGAACAAAAACTATTTTTGCAACCCACTACCATGAGTTGACTGAATTAGACAGAGAAGAAGGAATCTTTAATTTGTATTTAGACACAACGGATAAAGATAATGAGGTTATATTCTTAAAAAAAGTAAAAAAAGGAAAAGCAAAAAAATCTTTTGGTATCTATGTAGCCAAGATTGCAGGAATCCCTTTAGAAATTATAGAAAGAGCAAGAGATATTTTAATTGGACTAGAATCTAAAAAACGCGAAATCAAATTTCACTCTACCACCGAGCAATTGTTATTCCCAACAAAAAACGATGACCAAAATCCTTCTACAAAAGAAATACTAAAAACATTAGAGCAATTGAATCTAAATGAGACAACCCCTTTGGACTCTATGAAAATCTTAGAAAAACTTGTCAGACTATCGAAGGAATAA
- a CDS encoding lipase — translation MANRLILFFVVFSLSLGCSSFNRIFQKDNYNYYSTEFQCSDKSGWHDAAKFEAFHTIWNLVRATYREENKKIKNSDVVIVGNSLVHLFLPELVKQEFPGVSIVQRGIGGDMSDLLIERISDNVLNLNPKTIIIEIGGNDLINGKCLSYLEKNILTLIEKIRKEGPAVKIIFISVPPTKNISLNSIVPVYNLFLSGLPKKFSSLYFVDAWSEMREKDLPIIKEEFTRPGDKIHFNEKGYGVWGRLIRPLL, via the coding sequence ATGGCAAATAGACTAATTCTTTTTTTTGTTGTTTTTTCTTTATCCTTAGGGTGTTCATCCTTCAATCGTATTTTTCAAAAAGACAATTATAATTACTACTCAACTGAATTTCAGTGCTCGGATAAATCAGGCTGGCACGATGCAGCTAAATTTGAAGCCTTTCACACAATTTGGAATTTAGTAAGAGCCACATACAGAGAAGAAAATAAAAAAATAAAAAATTCGGATGTAGTCATTGTGGGCAATAGTTTAGTTCACCTATTTTTACCGGAGTTAGTAAAACAAGAATTTCCCGGAGTCAGTATTGTTCAAAGAGGAATCGGTGGAGATATGAGTGATTTACTCATCGAAAGGATTTCGGATAACGTACTCAATCTAAACCCTAAAACCATAATTATTGAAATTGGTGGAAACGATCTGATAAACGGAAAATGTCTATCCTATCTTGAAAAAAATATTTTAACTCTAATCGAAAAAATTCGTAAGGAAGGCCCTGCTGTAAAAATCATTTTTATTTCAGTCCCTCCTACAAAAAATATTTCCTTAAATTCTATTGTGCCCGTTTACAATCTATTTTTATCCGGTCTCCCTAAGAAGTTTTCATCTTTATATTTTGTTGATGCTTGGAGTGAAATGAGAGAAAAGGATTTACCTATTATCAAGGAAGAGTTTACCAGACCCGGAGATAAAATTCATTTCAACGAAAAAGGATATGGAGTCTGGGGTCGTCTCATTCGGCCACTTTTGTAA
- a CDS encoding Jag N-terminal domain-containing protein, with product MLNYIFETEAKSKSEAEEITLKTLRLNDEDVKFEIVDSGKGGFLGITNKKPAIVRTFINSTDIPAEKIIHGITITILKKMGIEAEVVGMGDVDGKIYIELSSDESGIVIGKRGSTLDALQFVLNLMVDSKIRHGRKIVLDIESYRDKREMALKRLGKSIASSVAKTGKSKLLEPMNPYERRIIHMTLQDDSRVFTRSEGNGTFKKVRVIPSKDKHKYKDLEKTKNHFPEDAESDLEFD from the coding sequence ATGCTAAATTACATATTTGAAACTGAAGCAAAATCAAAATCAGAAGCCGAGGAAATTACTTTAAAAACTTTACGACTGAATGATGAAGACGTAAAATTTGAGATAGTAGATTCAGGAAAAGGTGGGTTTCTCGGAATCACAAATAAAAAACCCGCTATTGTTCGAACCTTTATCAATTCAACAGATATTCCCGCAGAAAAAATTATTCATGGAATCACTATCACCATTCTAAAGAAAATGGGGATCGAAGCAGAAGTTGTAGGAATGGGAGATGTTGACGGAAAAATTTATATCGAATTGTCCAGTGACGAATCCGGAATCGTAATTGGAAAAAGAGGAAGTACGTTAGACGCGCTCCAATTTGTACTTAATCTAATGGTTGACTCTAAAATCAGACACGGCAGAAAGATAGTTTTAGACATTGAATCCTACAGAGACAAAAGAGAAATGGCACTGAAAAGACTCGGAAAATCTATCGCAAGTAGTGTCGCAAAAACAGGGAAATCCAAACTCTTAGAGCCTATGAATCCTTATGAAAGAAGAATTATACACATGACTCTTCAAGACGACTCAAGAGTCTTTACAAGAAGCGAAGGAAACGGTACATTTAAAAAAGTTCGAGTTATACCTTCTAAAGACAAACACAAGTACAAAGATTTAGAAAAAACAAAAAATCATTTCCCGGAAGATGCAGAATCTGATTTAGAATTTGATTGA
- a CDS encoding polyphenol oxidase family protein — protein MVLKKFQTEYGKIHIQILGQSDWKIDNNSKMENTQFIGIRDFIHNAVNHPHDKMYSARQVHGGRILNSSELQSNTEEEGDGLCSYHTSHLLYIKTADCLPLFFWSDTNPVFGVLHIGWKGASLHFVEDFFLKMKIEMPEISFWNILFGPSISMKNYTVQEDVAVYFQDGVNSLQKFTDGFKLGVKEYVNEKLENLPCSFHFYDLGICTYEDNNFFSHRRKCLGRNLNLIWTT, from the coding sequence ATGGTATTGAAAAAATTTCAAACTGAATATGGTAAAATTCATATACAAATTTTAGGTCAATCGGATTGGAAAATTGATAACAATTCCAAAATGGAAAATACGCAATTTATAGGCATTAGAGATTTTATTCATAACGCTGTAAATCATCCACACGACAAAATGTATTCTGCAAGGCAAGTTCATGGTGGTAGAATTCTGAATAGCTCTGAATTGCAATCCAATACAGAAGAGGAGGGAGATGGCTTGTGTAGCTACCACACGAGTCATCTTTTGTATATAAAAACTGCAGATTGTCTCCCATTGTTTTTTTGGTCAGATACAAATCCTGTTTTTGGAGTTTTGCATATCGGTTGGAAGGGTGCGAGTTTGCATTTTGTAGAAGACTTTTTTTTAAAAATGAAGATTGAAATGCCTGAGATTTCTTTTTGGAATATTTTATTCGGTCCAAGTATATCTATGAAAAATTATACAGTACAGGAAGACGTTGCAGTATATTTTCAAGACGGTGTAAACTCTCTTCAAAAATTTACTGATGGGTTCAAGTTAGGTGTGAAAGAATACGTGAATGAAAAATTAGAGAACTTGCCTTGTTCGTTTCATTTTTATGATTTAGGAATTTGTACTTACGAGGATAATAATTTTTTTAGTCACAGAAGAAAATGTTTAGGAAGAAATTTGAATTTAATTTGGACTACTTAA
- a CDS encoding phosphoribosylanthranilate isomerase, translating to MPKETKVKICGIMDIDTAVFCAQEGADFIGLNFSPKSPRKISLSTALEILNSIQEYFKHSEKKNMKIVNLFFENTSEEIYSTCNQIQCDYVQLIAEDKFIKTETLKLDTPIIYSIGVQNSISDSDLTQFRTELLILDTYTKGEGGGAGKTFDWSHIKDVRRNYFLAGGLTPENVAEAVKLLKPFGVDVASGVERTRGIKDKEKISTFIKNAKRF from the coding sequence ATGCCAAAAGAAACTAAAGTAAAAATTTGCGGGATCATGGATATAGACACAGCCGTGTTTTGTGCGCAAGAAGGAGCTGATTTTATTGGCTTAAATTTTTCTCCAAAAAGCCCGCGAAAAATCTCGTTGTCAACTGCTTTAGAAATTTTAAATTCGATCCAAGAATATTTTAAGCACTCCGAAAAGAAAAATATGAAAATAGTAAATCTGTTTTTCGAAAATACCTCCGAAGAAATTTATTCAACCTGCAATCAAATACAGTGTGACTATGTTCAGTTGATTGCCGAAGACAAATTTATAAAAACAGAAACCTTGAAGTTAGACACTCCTATAATTTATTCTATTGGAGTACAAAACTCAATTTCAGACAGCGATTTAACTCAATTTCGAACTGAGCTACTTATTTTAGATACTTACACAAAAGGAGAAGGTGGAGGAGCAGGAAAGACTTTTGACTGGAGTCATATCAAGGACGTTAGGAGAAATTACTTTCTTGCAGGTGGGCTAACTCCTGAAAATGTAGCTGAAGCCGTGAAGTTGTTAAAGCCATTTGGAGTAGATGTTGCAAGTGGAGTAGAAAGGACAAGAGGAATAAAAGACAAGGAGAAAATTAGCACATTTATCAAAAATGCAAAAAGATTCTGA
- a CDS encoding glycosyl hydrolase: MKQIFATIIKFLLSVFFFLSAILVTSFLDAQKSVYFENSISSELLAKRDIGIELPFPEIEKNIFNKPEKDESGAIVNLLPNDIQNKNIIEKENSDIQPKKHHKKNEQIKKELNPLKSRTQSKEEISKKEKTKEPKIQSKEKEVVVKIEKATKPTEIKKSIEKKEDLKIEKSAEEKQNESLSKKEEEPIIKIKKEEKEKKFPENLPKYIQGIYITNQTLFDKEKFSEIRKKVKLFGINTLVIDVQPKAIPKKILDDIHKDKIYTIARVVNFDGGLKTEQPSQKKKDALKSAVVFACESGFQEIQFDYIRYSDTNHKGLNIGKKYLNIEKFIEELKTAGRGCNKDLLFGADIFGRIPFVKHDRIGQNLERFSISVDVLYPMLYPSHFYGDRKKINNPYKTVFDGVVNSFKRSKKDTRVVPYIQGFSMSIKGSKLDLKDYILAQMKAAKESNSNGFIVWNAKNDYRETFKAIQKLN; the protein is encoded by the coding sequence ATGAAACAAATTTTTGCTACAATAATCAAGTTTCTTCTGAGTGTATTTTTCTTTTTAAGTGCGATACTCGTGACATCATTTTTAGATGCCCAGAAGTCAGTTTACTTTGAAAATTCTATATCGTCTGAATTATTGGCAAAAAGAGATATAGGCATAGAGCTTCCTTTTCCTGAAATTGAAAAAAATATTTTTAATAAACCGGAAAAAGACGAAAGTGGAGCTATAGTAAATTTATTACCCAATGATATACAAAATAAAAATATTATTGAAAAAGAAAATTCTGATATTCAACCCAAAAAACACCATAAAAAAAATGAACAAATAAAAAAGGAACTCAATCCTTTAAAATCTAGGACTCAATCCAAGGAAGAGATTTCAAAAAAAGAAAAAACAAAAGAGCCCAAAATTCAATCGAAAGAAAAAGAAGTCGTAGTAAAAATAGAGAAAGCGACAAAACCTACCGAAATAAAAAAAAGTATTGAAAAAAAAGAAGATTTGAAAATTGAAAAATCGGCAGAAGAGAAACAAAACGAAAGTCTTTCAAAAAAAGAAGAAGAACCTATTATAAAAATCAAGAAGGAAGAAAAAGAAAAAAAGTTCCCGGAAAATTTGCCAAAGTACATTCAAGGAATTTATATTACAAACCAGACTTTGTTTGATAAAGAGAAATTTTCCGAGATTCGGAAAAAAGTTAAGCTATTTGGAATCAATACTTTAGTAATAGATGTTCAACCTAAGGCTATCCCAAAAAAAATTTTAGACGATATTCATAAGGATAAAATTTATACAATTGCAAGAGTTGTTAATTTTGATGGTGGTTTGAAAACAGAACAGCCATCACAGAAAAAAAAAGATGCTCTAAAAAGTGCGGTTGTGTTTGCATGTGAATCCGGGTTTCAAGAAATCCAATTTGATTATATAAGATATTCAGATACAAACCACAAGGGTTTGAATATCGGAAAAAAATATCTGAATATAGAAAAATTTATAGAGGAATTAAAAACTGCTGGGAGGGGTTGTAATAAAGATTTGTTGTTCGGTGCGGATATTTTTGGGAGAATTCCATTTGTAAAGCACGATAGGATAGGGCAAAACTTAGAAAGGTTTTCAATATCGGTTGACGTACTCTATCCGATGCTTTATCCATCTCATTTTTATGGAGATAGAAAAAAAATTAACAATCCATACAAAACAGTTTTCGACGGAGTTGTGAATTCTTTTAAGAGATCTAAAAAAGATACAAGAGTCGTGCCTTACATTCAAGGTTTTTCTATGTCGATCAAAGGCTCTAAATTAGATTTAAAGGATTATATCTTGGCACAAATGAAAGCCGCCAAAGAAAGCAATAGCAACGGATTTATAGTTTGGAATGCAAAGAACGATTACAGAGAAACTTTTAAAGCAATACAAAAATTGAATTAA